In Vigna unguiculata cultivar IT97K-499-35 chromosome 3, ASM411807v1, whole genome shotgun sequence, a single genomic region encodes these proteins:
- the LOC114175280 gene encoding uncharacterized protein LOC114175280, producing MSVIQKHTHSLQELNPEKESWNILARVVWLWFVEDYTKGKTQFSMEIVLQDQEGVLIHAFVRRTLIYKFQSEIKEDKVYTIQSLSVSCNGGSYRTTKHAYKINFQFETKVNMVQSTLVPKTTTSYTPFSTIIAAGFDTDYLVNVIGMFTGVGIERELEKAGKKTKMNVILMEADGMWDNTESPSQALTQLCASSKVSLEDDFIKLHPRSSIEGKYFCSKSYYQTCARS from the exons ATGTCTGTTATCCAAAAACACACTCACTCTTTACAAGAACTAAACCCTGAGAAGGAGAGTTGGAATATCCTTGCAAGAGTTGTATGGTTATGGTTTGTTGAAGATTACACAAAAGGAAAAACTCAATTTTCCATGGAAATTGTTCTTCAAGACCAAGAG GGTGTACTAATCCATGCATTTGTTAGACGCACATTGATATACAAATTCCAGTCTGAAATCAAAGAGGACAAGGTTTACACCATCCAATCTTTGAGTGTTTCATGTAATGGTGGTTCTTATAGAACCACAAAACATGCCTATAAGATCAACTTCCAATTTGAAACCAAGGTCAATATGGTTCAAAGTACCTTAGTTCCGAAAACTACAACTTCATACACCCCTTTTTCAACAATCATAGCTGCTGGTTTTGACACAGATTACTTAGTTA ATGTGATTGGGATGTTTACTGGTGTTGGAATAGAGAGGGAGCTAGAGAAAGCTGgtaagaaaaccaaaatgaatGTCATCCTTATGGAAGCTGATGG GATGTGGGATAATACTGAATCTCCTTCTCAAGCTCTTACCCAACTTTGTGCTTCTTCTAAAGTTAGCTTAGAAGATGATTTCATTAAGTTGCATCCTAGGAGTTCAATTGAAG GAAAGTACTTTTGTAGTAAAAGCTACTATCAAACATGTGCTAGATCATGA